The window CAATCCTTCGAAGAATCTTGCAAGGCAGCTTGACCATACAACATGCTGGACAGTCCAGGGCTTCTGGTGGTGGAGTGATAGTCTTCCATTCCCCTGCCTTCTGGTCTAACAGGTAGGCATTTTTATTGATAGTGTAATCTTTATTATGTGTGTCATTCACAGAAATGACACCTCCACATACAAACACCTTGTTGTCACCAATCGGACATACTGCATGTGACACGTCCAAGGCACAGTTGTTGGGTAGCAAGGGCACACAGTTGGCAGTCTTACTGGCTTTAATCTTCTGTAAGTTAATTTCTACACTCTGCCTGTGGCTGTGCACCTTCAGGATGTTATCCTGCTGGAAAGACAGGAGAGGCCTGTGGTTGAACTCAATTGGGAAGGTGATACACTGCACCACTTCCCCAGTGCAGGTGTCAAAGCAATCCACCACCCCTACTCGAGAAATGAATCCCTTCACCAGACACCTCCCTGTCACTATGTACATGTTCCTGTTTCCCTTGGTGATCACTGCAGTTCCATCCATTGGGATGCTCATCTTGCCCACCAGACTCCAGGTCTCCTTCCTCTCATCGTACCTGTAGATGTTGGAAACGTATCTCCTTGGAGCAACGCTCCCTCCCACAGAGTACACAGCTCCCCCGCAAGTCACCATGGTATGAAAGACTAACCCCATGGGTAGATCAGGCAGTTTGGTCCAGGAGTTCTCATCCATGTCATACCTCCAGGCAGTTTTCAGGCCTGAAATCTGCTCCGTGGTTCCACCAGAAATGTAAATGTACTTACCCACAGAAGTTGCACTGAGAGCAGCTGCTTTGTATGGCATCTCAGTGAGTTTCAGCCAAATATCCTCCTCGATAATATAGGCAAACACAGCATCATTGAATTTCCCCTGGGCTTTCTGACCCCCTAAAATCACTACAGCATCCAACAAGGCtcctttcctttgaaaatttagCAACCTGGCTGGCTTCTCCTGCTTCCGGTCCAACAAGATATTCTCTATTAGGGCCAAGGGGGTACTATTGTTCTCCATTGCTGCCACTTTGTTGCTGGCAAATATGAGTGTTTTGTTAGAGACTCCATTGAGGTTGATATAGGAGAAGaacttcttaaaatatttctccctctcttcctttttgaaATGTACCCAGTGGAGGAGGGCGCTAAGGGCCTGGTCCTCATTCTGCACATGCAAATTTTCATCCCGGAGTAGCCGGCCAAAGATGACGGGGGGACATTGCATGAAGTGAGTTGACCCTTCATGGCTGGCCCAGTAGTGAAAGTTATCCCGAATAGCAGCGTAGGCACAGTCAGAAACCTCCTTCAACTCAAAGAGCTCAGCCAAGAATAGGTAGCGAAGGGAGTTGTTCCTTTTGATGGATTTTAGTAAGAAGTCAGTGCAGTGAATCCTTAGTCGGGGGGTGTTGAAGTACTGGGCTCCCCTCAGCAGCTCCTCCACATTCTGCTCCGAAATCACCACCTTCCCACTGTAAAAATAGTCCATGAGCTGTTCCACAGAAGAAGGGCTTAGGTAGTTTGAGTCAATGGTGATGAAGAGCTCATCTGTGGTCTTCATGTCGTTGCTGGAGATGAGACTCTTTACTAGGGGGGAGACTGCAGCCAGCACATTGCGATGGGCAAAAAAGACATGGTCATCCACACTCAGGGCCATATCCCAGTACTCCTTTCTCTTTCGTTGCTTGTTGAGGTTCTGAAGAACAAAGTTGTTGTAGTTTTTTTCGGTGAATTCCAGtttcatgtttcttcttttttcgATGAAATAGAAGGCACAAGAGCAAGTACTGAAAACATAGAATTTCTCTTGTGCCTGTTGGTCTGGTTATCTCCAGGGAAGCAAAGCTTACAGTAGGGAGAGTGATGTAACAGAGCAGAGTGACTACATCACAATGCAGCATCCAGGGCAGGAATTCCTCACAATCATTTCCTCATTCTTACTTGAAGTTGCTCTTGCAAAGGCAGTGTACACAAATAAGAGTGGATGAGGACATTGGACTAGGGGACCTGAGATCCCTTTACTGACCCTCCCACTTACTAGCAACGTGACCTCGGAAAAATTGCCCCCtctttcagtctcctcatctgtaaaatggggataataatattgcCCTATATTTCACGGTTTTGTGTGGAAGTGACTTCTAAAATCCAAAGCACTATACAGATGTAGTATAAGTAATGATAACACTTAGAATTACCAAAAAACTGAGAGGGGACTTGGGAGACAATGTTacaaataacacacacacacaca of the Sarcophilus harrisii chromosome 1, mSarHar1.11, whole genome shotgun sequence genome contains:
- the CCIN gene encoding calicin translates to MKLEFTEKNYNNFVLQNLNKQRKRKEYWDMALSVDDHVFFAHRNVLAAVSPLVKSLISSNDMKTTDELFITIDSNYLSPSSVEQLMDYFYSGKVVISEQNVEELLRGAQYFNTPRLRIHCTDFLLKSIKRNNSLRYLFLAELFELKEVSDCAYAAIRDNFHYWASHEGSTHFMQCPPVIFGRLLRDENLHVQNEDQALSALLHWVHFKKEEREKYFKKFFSYINLNGVSNKTLIFASNKVAAMENNSTPLALIENILLDRKQEKPARLLNFQRKGALLDAVVILGGQKAQGKFNDAVFAYIIEEDIWLKLTEMPYKAAALSATSVGKYIYISGGTTEQISGLKTAWRYDMDENSWTKLPDLPMGLVFHTMVTCGGAVYSVGGSVAPRRYVSNIYRYDERKETWSLVGKMSIPMDGTAVITKGNRNMYIVTGRCLVKGFISRVGVVDCFDTCTGEVVQCITFPIEFNHRPLLSFQQDNILKVHSHRQSVEINLQKIKASKTANCVPLLPNNCALDVSHAVCPIGDNKVFVCGGVISVNDTHNKDYTINKNAYLLDQKAGEWKTITPPPEALDCPACCMVKLPCKILRRIDNI